In Zygosaccharomyces rouxii strain CBS732 chromosome D complete sequence, one DNA window encodes the following:
- the PMT2 gene encoding dolichyl-phosphate-mannose-protein mannosyltransferase PMT2 (highly similar to uniprot|P31382 Saccharomyces cerevisiae YAL023C PMT2 Transfers mannosyl residues from dolichyl phosphate-D-mannose to seryl and threonyl residues in proteins acts in complex with Pmt1p dolichyl phosphate-D-mannose:protein O-D-mannosyltransferase): MPSTTGFEGRIKGDNAELKNRKEVSSDEEEVLDEKEDYSKEKSTEQDPLVKIEAWIMPLVFTALAFFIRMYKIGANNRVIWDEAHFGKFGSYYLRHEFYHDVHPPLGKMLVGLSGYLAGYNGSYDFTSGEFYPEWVDFIKMRIFNAAFSALCVPLAYFTAKSIGFSLPTVWLFTCLVLFENSFTTLGKFILLDSMLLFFTVASFYCFVTYHSYRNQPFSRKWWKWISLTGITLGCTISVKMVGLFIITVVGIYTVGELWTFLADKKMSWRTYFFHWFARIVCLILIPSAVFMLCFKVHFDLLSHSGTGDANMPSLFQANLQGSGVGEGPRDVALGSSRVAIKNQALGGSLLHSHIQAFPEGSNQQQVTCYGFKDANNLWQFDRPRGLPGYNENETDIEFITQDTEYRLVHISTGRNLHTHPIPAPISRQAWEVSGYGNAEIGDVKDNWVIEVMDQRGPEDTSKIHPLTTSFRIKNAVLNCYLAQTGQHLPEWGFRQSEVACVKDPFRRDKRTWWNVETHENELLPPRPEGFKFPKTNFFKDFIHLNLAMMATNNALIPENDKLDYLTSAAWQWPSLNIGLRLCGWSDDNIRYFLLGTPISTWASTAAVGIFAVLFVLLVLRWQRQYNDLNKPGDFNLFLIGGVFPMLAWGTHFVPFLIMSRVTYAHHYLPALYFALIVLSYIFDAGLKSWSVTKTNQVLRLAIYALFGISVIACFFYYGPISFGMEGAISDFQYLDWLPRWYISDKHKMP, encoded by the coding sequence ATGCCTTCCACTACTGGTTTTGAAGGTAGAATCAAGGGAGATAATGCCGAATTGAAGAACAGGAAGGAGGTTTCTAgcgatgaagaagaagttttagATGAGAAGGAAGATTACTCAAAGGAAAAATCAACAGAGCAAGATCCATTGGTTAAGATAGAAGCATGGATAATGCCATTGGTTTTTACGGCATTGGCATTTTTCATTAGAATGTACAAGATCGGTGCTAACAACCGTGTGATTTGGGATGAAGCTCATTTTGGTAAGTTTGGATCTTATTATTTGAGACATGAATTCTATCACGATGTGCATCCACCATTGGGAAAGATGCTCGTTGGTCTATCTGGTTATCTCGCTGGTTACAACGGCTCCTATGACTTTACATCTGGTGAGTTTTATCCTGAATGGGTTGATTTTATCAAGATGAGAATTTTCAACGCTGCCTTCTCTGCTCTGTGTGTTCCATTGGCATATTTTACCGCTAAATCCATTGGTTTCTCTTTACCAACTGTTTGGTTATTTACGTGTTTGGTTTTGTTCGAAAATTCTTTTACAACGTTAGGTAAATTTATCCTATTGGATTCTATGCTTCTATTCTTCACAGTGGCTTCATTTTATTGCTTTGTCACTTACCATAGTTATAGAAACCAACCATTTTCCAGAAAATGGTGGAAGTGGATTAGTTTGACTGGTATTACCCTCGGATGTACCATTTCTGTCAAGATGGTAggtcttttcatcattactGTGGTTGGTATTTACACCGTGGGTGAATTGTGGACATTTTTGGCTGACAAGAAGATGTCTTGGAGGACTTACTTTTTCCATTGGTTTGCTAGAATTGTTTGTTTGATCTTAATACCATCTGCCGTTTTCATGCTTTGTTTCAAAGTTCactttgatcttttgagCCATTCTGGTACTGGTGATGCTAACATGCCATCTTTGTTCCAAGCCAATTTGCAAGGTAGTGGAGTCGGTGAAGGTCCTCGTGATGTTGCATTAGGTTCATCCCGTGTTGCTATTAAGAACCAAGCCTTGGGTGGTTCTTTGCTACATTCCCACATTCAAGCTTTTCCAGAGGGTTCCAACCAACAACAAGTCACTTGCTATGGtttcaaagatgcaaaCAATTTGTGGCAATTTGATAGACCTAGAGGCTTACCAGGTTACAACGAAAATGAAACCGATATTGAATTCATTACACAGGATACAGAATACAGATTGGTCCATATAAGCACCGGTAGAAATTTGCACACTCATCCTATTCCAGCACCTATATCTAGACAAGCTTGGGAAGTTTCTGGTTATGGTAATGCTGAAATTGGTGATGTTAAGGATAACTGGGTCATCGAAGTGATGGACCAAAGAGGCCCTGAAGATACTTCTAAGATCCACCCATTGACTACTTCCTTCCGTATTAAAAACGCTGTGTTAAACTGTTATTTGGCTCAAACCGGTCAACATCTACCGGAATGGGGGTTCAGACAATCAGAAGTTGCTTGTGTGAAAGATCCATTCAGAAGAGATAAGAGAACTTGGTGGAACGTCGAAACTCATGAAAACGAAttactaccaccaagacCCGAGGGCTTCAAATTCCCAAAGactaatttcttcaaggaCTTTATTCACTTGAATTTGGCCATGATGGCTACCAACAACGCTTTAATCCcagaaaatgataaattggaCTATTTGACTTCTGCTGCATGGCAATGGCCTTCCTTGAATATTGGTCTAAGACTATGTGGATGGAGTGATGATAACATTAGATACTTTTTGCTAGGTACTCCAATTTCTACCTGGGCTTCAACTGCCGCTGTCGGGATATTTGCCGTTTTGTTTGTCCTTTTGGTCCTGAGATGGCAAAGACAATACAACGATTTGAACAAGCCAGgtgatttcaatttattcTTGATCGGTGGTGTTTTCCCCATGCTAGCCTGGGGTACACATTTCGTACCATTTTTGATTATGTCCAGAGTTACTTACGCGCACCACTATCTGCCAGCACTATATTTTGCATTAATTGTTTTATCCTACATTTTCGATGCTGGTTTAAAGAGCTGGTCCGTCACTAAGACTAACCAAGTTTTGAGATTAGCCATTTATGCTCTATTTGGCATCTCCGTCATTGCATGCTTCTTTTATTATGgaccaatttcatttggTATGGAAGGTGCAATCTCCGATTTCCAATACTTGGATTGGTTACCGCGCTGGTACATCTCTGATAAGCACAAAATGCCATGA
- the FUN26 gene encoding nucleoside transmembrane transporter FUN26 (similar to uniprot|P31381 Saccharomyces cerevisiae YAL022C FUN26 Nucleoside transporter with broad nucleoside selectivity localized to intracellular membranes), whose translation MRSEEYTDSPRDEQDSSYTESTERHSFITMIKDAKYLTFLFIGIGLLWPWNCILGASQYFKHDVFLDNTLWSKIFASSMMTVSTVSSTLFNIWLAKRQHSYSERVVRGLIWEIIVFIILGILTLLKSWFSLPFIFISIMVLVAISSVATAMTQNGIMAVANVHGPVFSQAVMVGQAVAGVLPSVVLFIISFSSDPSRQSTGGILFYFLTTAAVSIVSIILYRVNQIGAKLVNVSPGSSPSSQVPFSVHYDKLKHLVLSIFTTFVVTLIFPVFASTILVKGLPLANSQFVPFIFTIWNLGDLYGRIIADWPQFRSPKFTPFKVFVYSLLRMLFVPLFFLFSRVNSSEHTSSPMVKDLLYTLLQFLFGLTNGHVISISFMKVPEALTTDEEKEAAGGFTNIFVSAGLTLGSVLSYGCVFIIESYSKVH comes from the coding sequence ATGCGATCAGAAGAGTATACAGATTCCCCCCGTGATGAACAGGATTCCTCCTATACTGAAAGTACGGAAAGGCATTCGTTTATTACCATGATTAAGGATGCAAAATATCTAACATTTCTATTTATTGGTATTGGGTTACTATGGCCATGGAATTGTATCCTGGGGGCATCACAATACTTTAAACACGATGTATTTCTAGATAATACCCTATGGTCGAAGATCTTTGCCAGCTCTATGATGACTGTATCCACTGTTTCTTCTACATTGTTCAATATTTGGCTAGCTAAAAGACAACACAGTTACTCTGAACGTGTCGTTCGAGGATTAATATGGGAAATTATAGTATTCATTATATTGGGCATTCTAACCCTTTTGAAATCGTGGTTCTCTTTACCCTTCATCTTTATTTCCATCATGGTGCTGGTCGCCATAAGCTCAGTTGCTACTGCTATGACACAGAACGGTATTATGGCGGTGGCGAATGTTCACGGTCCTGTTTTCAGTCAAGCGGTCATGGTAGGCCAAGCTGTGGCCGGTGTATTACCGTCCGTGgttctcttcatcatttcgTTTTCTAGTGATCCATCAAGACAAAGTACCGGTGGTATCTTGTTCTATTTCCTGACGACAGCAGCTGTATCGATTGTTTCGATCATTTTATATCGTGTGAATCAAATTGGTGCTAAATTGGTCAATGTAAGTCCTGGAAGCTCTCCCTCTTCACAAGTTCCCTTCAGTGTCCATTACGACAAATTAAAACATTTGGTGTTGTCCATCTTTACAACATTTGTTGTCACTCTAATCTTCCCTGTGTTTGCATCAACCATTCTTGTAAAGGGTTTACCACTGGCCAATTCTCAATTTGTCCCAtttatcttcaccatctgGAACTTAGGTGATCTTTACGGTCGTATCATTGCAGATTGGCCACAGTTCCGCAGTCCAAAGTTTACTCCTTTTAAGGTCTTTGTCTACTCACTACTGCGTATGCTTTTTGTCCCACTATTCTTCCTTTTTAGTAGGGTCAATTCAAGCGAGCATACATCATCCCCCATGGTTAAAGATTTACTCTACACATTATTACAATTCTTATTTGGTCTCACCAATGGCCATGTAATTTCTATCAGTTTCATGAAAGTACCCGAGGCATTAACAACCgatgaggaaaaagaagcaGCTGGTGGATTTACCAATATTTTCGTTTCAGCAGGTCTTACGCTTGGTAGTGTTCTCAGCTACGGTTGTGTATTTATTATCGAATCCTACTCAAAGGTCCATTAA
- the LTE1 gene encoding mitotic regulator LTE1 (similar to uniprot|P07866 Saccharomyces cerevisiae YAL024C LTE1 Putative GDP/GTP exchange factor required for mitotic exit at low temperatures acts as a guanine nucleotide exchange factor (GEF) for Tem1p which is a key regulator of mitotic exit physically associates with Ras2p-GTP) gives MDVFSRPDYYPTPSSNVVRYREPDGFKGKRSVLNTDLVALIVDLSSPIDAVDYTVISDFFLVYRNFMSPLQLQELLVLRFHWCIDEIMADRAKKTRRKKIGEIALVRTFVLLRHWILNYFVQDFLVDVNLRLQFIKFLNLYLQDLPKIVRCTMLNLKKSWIHCTKKVWTNLDLNEPKSIGEDELWVFYEIKDFTELDELRKRDSQLSSYAIQGSSSPNFRNQSVLSLYKSSDVFQLPAPSPVDKKKRENRTASMILFPQDNSNVKNVDPRTPATAGTQELSPSNRSASKSQKKKINRLSRLTKVSTVMKDVEYPSTPGIDKVIPPTPAKKVELILQLPEDNKNGPPMKNPNSHNHSKGDVRRSVSWSKVTGMNRTSNIVKNRTSRSASIGKASTNFRSSMLHHGAMGLLSKWRKNHAYYKHNDMDGASLSSFSKDDTLRDGNGKKEMDNFVKYVISISSLEDRNFAPREMENLVSTKFDLLSARTIEEVEFLVTLENNLIKELNDTVVETTDIPSAVRRNGQDDQTKITDIMQFSAMDNLNLYQTVNSIANSVFSLSRSLTQRKQQQQHQHQQSQNQNLIGSPSFAALERRKVQSAIPFMNSASQSRFSISSQTLDRDGTPRLDDTGPQRLVFHGSGVLDSSSKKGFGTLSRSDSASTFLTPTKLRNSQSPRRNSPSKGQLPNLQEQHEISQDSNHDDGASTSSFVSYDSDLSSTFNNNLYATRRKSKKMSLIYPDEARSLKRKDAHSNLHEFTFEDENKLEREETQSLTSFVTTNTTNDQRIIDIDDDDNDNDSDSDSSISDVQGFSTYDNKEDKYGNEARNELKDIRKDRNEDENGQGNELEHTVGQENKDERDSETKNEIINKNQPTISVRRASGRVSLGQRRTRIASNPRESMWSASQRVGQDPDYITKDKELREKEMELFELEQYVSNRVSTATSVDTSMLFSSANCSPRRSRMLGPDHIRLSATPSIKSISSDHPDFGADTFETYDESIHRQATSESVANNRNPAPNNKLQPQESTDSSFNYSTTGSQNGIGLSTGGMGSKYLFAPENEGTDYASPDKNVEALKNRFFEEDDDGSHDNDSKLDRDSPSKERGDQDNVDHGIEENDNSMDRLLGTLDDTQKNIPKISSPESRRTLDWNNISQDSEVDDPVNVALMKLEGTYKRGENDVKQNSEDKGPSRQSSSASILAREVSMLGIADVNGGPPDPGDKRKSLLIETRRRTIMNIPYTPKEEKIQVDKQENIALQAKDLLNQYEMKDPNLTVNNCEQHIPFILMYDSLSIAQQMTLIERELLSEVDWKDLLDVNLKYRGPTVTSWLQLLVQNESLSGIDLAIARFNLTVDWIISEIILTSDIRLKRNTIQRFIHVADHCRSFQNYNTLMEIVLALNSTTVQKCIEAWRLIEPGDLITWGELKKMPSLDKNYSYIRKLLNNIDPIKGCAPFIVVYLSDLTLNNEKRTWIEEKQVVNYNKFETNVQIVKNFIQRVQWSKFYNFPVDHELLSKCVYLTALSHDEITQIINKLNK, from the coding sequence ATGGACGTTTTCAGCCGCCCAGATTACTATCCTACTCCATCTAGTAATGTGGTTCGGTACAGAGAGCCCGATGGGTTTAAAGGCAAGAGGTCAGTATTAAATACAGATCTCGTGGCTCTCATCGTAGATCTATCCTCACCAATAGACGCTGTTGATTACACAGTTATCtctgatttttttcttgtatACAGAAATTTCATGTCCCCATTACAGTTGCAGGAGTTATTAGTTTTGAGGTTCCATTGGTGTATCGATGAAATAATGGCTGATAGAGCTAAGAAAACGAGACGGAAgaaaattggtgaaattgcATTGGTACGAACATTTGTTCTTCTGAGACATTGGATTCTCAACTATTTCGTTCAAGATTTTTTAGTGGATGTTAATTTAAGattacaatttatcaaatttctgaatctatatttacaagatttacCTAAAATTGTGCGATGTACTATGcttaatttgaaaaaatcgtGGATCCATTGTACCAAGAAAGTTTGGACaaatttagatttaaaTGAACCAAAATCTATAGGAGAAGATGAACTATGGGTTTTTTACGAAATAAAGGATTTTACAGAATTAGACGAgttaaggaaaagagatAGCCAATTGAGCTCTTACGCGATTCAAGGTAGTTCGAGCCCGAATTTTAGAAATCAGAGTGTTTTATCACTTTACAAAAGTTCCGATGTGTTCCAGCTTCCAGCACCTTCACCAGTagataagaagaaaagggAAAATCGTACAGCATCCATGATTCTTTTCCCTCAAGATAACTCCAATGTGAAAAATGTAGATCCAAGAACGCCCGCTACAGCTGGTACTCAAGAGTTGTCTCCATCCAATAGAAGTGCTTCGAAAAGccagaagaaaaaaattaatcGACTCTCTAGGTTGACGAAGGTATCTACAGTAATGAAAGATGTCGAATATCCATCTACGCCTGGGATTGATAAAGTGATACCTCCTACGCCAGCAAAGAAAGTGGAACTGATACTACAATTACCAGAAGATAACAAGAATGGTCCTCCTATGAAAAATCCTAATTCTCATAACCATAGTAAAGGCGATGTGAGAAGATCTGTTAGTTGGAGTAAAGTTACTGGGATGAATCGAACGTCCAATATAGTAAAAAATCGAACTTCCAGATCGGCAAGTATTGGTAAAGCTTCAACGAATTTCCGCAGTTCAATGCTTCATCATGGTGCTATGGGACTTCTGAGCAAATGGAGGAAAAATCACGCGTATTATAAGCACAATGATATGGATGGAGCATCCTTGTCCTCGTTCTCGAAAGATGACACATTAAGGGACGGGAATGGTAAAAAGGAGATGGATAATTTTGTGAAATACGTAATATCCATTAGTTCCTTAGAAGATAGAAATTTTGCACCTAGGGAGATGGAAAATTTAGTTTCAACCAAGTTCGATTTGTTAAGCGCTAGAACCATCGAAGAAGTAGAATTTTTGGTTACTTTAGAAAATAATTTAATCAAAGAGCTCAACGATACTGTAGTGGAGACTACAGATATACCGTCGGCGGTTAGAAGAAACGGACAGGATGATCAAACGAAAATTACCGACATTATGCAATTTAGCGCAATGGATAATTTAAATCTGTATCAAACGGTTAACTCTATTGCAAATTCCGTCTTCTCCCTTTCTAGGTCATTGACACAAcgaaaacaacaacaacagcatcaacatcaacaatcACAAAACCAAAACCTCATAGGCTCACCATCATTTGCTGCTCTTGAAAGACGAAAAGTACAAAGTGCAATCCCTTTCATGAATAGTGCCTCTCAATCCAGGTTCAGCATTTCCAGCCAAACATTGGACAGAGATGGAACACCAAGATTGGACGATACAGGTCCTCAAAGGCTGGTGTTCCATGGTTCAGGTGTACTCGATAGTAGTAGTAAAAAAGGATTTGGTACATTATCACGCTCCGATTCTGCATCTACTTTTTTAACGCCCACAAAATTGCGTAATTCCCAATCACCCAGACGTAATTCACCCTCCAAAGGACAATTGCCCAATTTACAGGAACAACATGAAATTTCGCAAGACAGCAATCATGATGATGGAGCTTCCACATCGTCTTTTGTGTCCTATGATTCTGATCTTTCTAGCAcattcaacaacaacttATACGCAACTAGAagaaaatcaaagaaaatgtcaTTAATCTACCCCGACGAAGCTCGTTCgttgaaaaggaaagacGCTCATTCTAATCTCCATGAGttcacttttgaagatgaaaataaactggaaagagaagaaaccCAGTCCTTGACATCTTTTGTCACAACGAATACAACAAACGACCAAAGAAtaattgatattgatgatgatgataatgacaATGATAGCGACAGCGactcttcaatttctgatGTTCAAGGTTTTTCAACTTACGACAATAAGGAGGATAAGTATGGAAATGAAGCGAGAAACGAACTGAAAGATATAAGGAAGGATAGAAATGAGGATGAGAATGGACAAGGGAATGAATTGGAGCATACTGTGGGGCAAGAAaataaagatgaaagagatAGTGAAACTAAAAACGAAATtataaataaaaatcaaCCCACCATTAGCGTGAGGAGGGCAAGTGGTAGAGTCAGTTTAGGTCAGAGGAGAACACGTATTGCTTCCAACCCTAGAGAGAGCATGTGGTCTGCCTCCCAACGAGTTGGTCAAGACCCCGATTACATTACCAAGGACAAAGAACTTCGAGAAAAAGAGATGGAGTTATTCGAACTTGAGCAATATGTGTCGAATAGAGTATCTACAGCGACAAGTGTAGACACCTCTATGCTTTTTTCTTCGGCTAACTGTAGTCCTAGAAGAAGTAGAATGTTGGGACCCGACCACATCCGTCTTTCTGCAACACCTAGTATCAAGTCTATTTCCAGTGATCATCCTGATTTTGGCGCtgatacttttgaaacttACGATGAGAGCATTCATCGACAGGCTACCTCTGAATCTGTGGCGAATAATCGAAATCCAGCTCCTAACAATAAATTACAACCGCAAGAATCTACTGATTCCTCATTTAATTACTCCACTACTGGTTCACAAAATGGTATTGGATTATCCACAGGTGGTATGGGTAGTAAATATCTTTTCGCTCCAGAGAATGAAGGTACTGATTATGCATCTCCGGACAAAAACGTAGAAGCTTTGAAAAACAGATTCTTcgaagaagatgacgatGGTTCCCACGATAATGATAGTAAACTGGATAGGGATAGTCCTTCAAAGGAAAGGGGAGATCAAGACAACGTTGACCAtggtattgaagaaaatgataatagcATGGACAGGTTATTAGGTACTCTTGACGACACACAGAAGAATATACCGAAAATATCCTCTCCTGAATCGAGGCGCACACTTGATTGGAACAATATATCTCAGGATTCTGAAGTGGATGATCCTGTCAATGTGGCCCTAATGAAACTTGAAGGTACATATAAGCGTGGTGAAAATGATGTGAAACAAAATTCTGAAGACAAAGGACCCTCCCGACAGAGCTCCAGCGCTTCAATTCTGGCCCGTGAAGTGAGTATGTTAGGAATTGCAGATGTAAATGGAGGACCACCAGATCCCGGTGACAAACGCAAATCCTTACTCATCGAAACTAGAAGACGAACCATTATGAACATACCGTATACGCcaaaggaggaaaaaattcaagtaGATAAGCAAGAAAACATAGCACTACAGGCCAAAGATTTGTTGAATCAATACGAGATGAaggatccaaatttaacGGTGAACAACTGTGAGCAGCATATTCCTTTTATCTTAATGTAtgattctttatcaatcGCCCAACAGATGACCTTAATTGAAAGGGAGCTGTTGAGCGAAGTGGATTGGAAAGATCTTTTAGACGTAAATCTAAAATATCGCGGACCCACCGTGACCAGTTGGTTACAATTATTGGTGCAAAACGAATCGTTATCTGGTATAGACCTTGCCATTGCCAGATTTAACCTTACTGTTGATTGGATAATTTCTGAAATTATTCTAACTTCGGACATTAGGCTCAAAAGAAACAccattcaaagatttatcCATGTCGCAGATCACTGTCGGTCATTTCAAAACTACAATACTCTAATGGAAATTGTTCTTGCATTAAACTCAACAACAGTGCAAAAATGCATTGAGGCATGGAGACTTATCGAACCAGGAGATCTCATCACCTGGGgagaattaaagaagatgcCATCCTTGGATAAAAATTATTCGTACATCAGAAAACTACTCAACAATATTGATCCAATCAAAGGTTGTGCACCTTTCATAGTGGTTTATCTATCTGATCTGACCTTGAATAATGAGAAGAGGACCTGGATCGAAGAAAAACAAGTTGTTAATTACAACAAATTTGAAACGAACGTACAAATTGTGAAAAACTTCATTCAAAGGGTTCAATGGTCCAAATTTTACAACTTCCCTGTAGATCATGAACTGCTGAGTAAATGTGTTTATTTGACAGCACTGTCACACGATGAGATCACCCAGATCATAAACAAACTAAACAAATAA
- the LDB19 gene encoding Ldb19p (similar to uniprot|Q12502 Saccharomyces cerevisiae YOR322C Hypothetical ORF): MNMGLSKLVHKYKYPNQKHPNSADTFRSAYRSPEEHPIEICIDIESPPCVLYGTATESSGSLLSGLVSLRVKNPYDSVQMGSSVTPVTSRENKRKSTVGVNLSNAFSNLAVSNSQPATLSPAPSSNLQIMAGYTKVTVTSVMLTLVQKVHFHKPFMADLHSIQTCMNCQSKTTDIRSWDIQKNAKDLPVGNYSFPFSCLISGSFPAKSALGSNSETQIKYELCAVVTYKDPRRGASPHQKDQLLQLVMPVPVTRSLPRGPDKNSLRVFPPTELTATAVLPNVVYPKSTFPLEMKIEGISIGDRRWRMRKLTWRIDEITRIRNHACDIHKHELRKLEKSVKEKEDHKSKKPNNGLKRYGDQVPQVRVSVSTPDNTPLPPVPEIPEAQGQNRDNNTPGDQDRDADDESQAGFIHPDDDALRQEITLHQQRLREQQLQQELQSDSNLFTEEVRTVTRGDMKSGWKTDFDNKGQIELITEIDCMPLNSGVTNPITSVSTTKPQAEYIKQEANVACDIQDPALGIYVSHILAVEVVVAEEALQYTNGQPVKKSGGPRNSSDQRLAELSPMLAARSSNRQPAMNSEELGPSPSTNSSQSSGQGKNNSEGFVPRVISVPTGAARVLRMQFRIHLTERSGLGISWDEEVPPIYQDVKMLSPPSYASSVSNTSVPRSLSPLAKDEAAGGPENDIVPLMPSLLPTPPMAHHHDSSNSLRGLTTVQSPQLDSVVSIQGNVPFQNNALTPHATRDIRIRSITELMDSDRITQ, encoded by the coding sequence ATGAATATGGGACTCTCAAAACTGGTTCATAAGTATAAATATCCAAATCAGAAGCACCCTAATTCTGCTGATACTTTTCGATCAGCTTATAGATCTCCAGAAGAACATCCCATAGAAATATGCATTGATATTGAATCGCCGCCATGTGTTCTATATGGTACTGCGACTGAATCCTCTGGATCCTTACTTAGTGGATTGGTTTCATTGAGAGTTAAGAACCCATATGATAGCGTACAGATGGGAAGTTCTGTCACCCCCGTCACCAGTAGAGAAAATAAGAGGAAGAGTACCGTTGGTGTCAACTTGTCGAACGCATTTTCGAACCTTGCAGTGTCGAATTCACAACCTGCTACGCTATCACCAGCACCTTCTAGTAATTTACAAATTATGGCTGGTTATACAAAAGTTACTGTAACTTCAGTGATGTTAACATTAGTGCAAAAAGTACATTTCCATAAGCCGTTCATGGCAGATCTGCACTCTATTCAAACGTGTATGAACTGTCAATCGAAGACTACAGATATTAGAAGTTGGGATATTCAGAAAAATGCCAAGGATTTGCCAGTAGggaattattcttttccctTCTCCTGTTTAATTTCAGGTTCGTTTCCTGCGAAATCAGCATTGGGATCAAACTCAGAGACCCAAATTAAATACGAATTATGTGCTGTGGTTACTTATAAGGATCCAAGAAGAGGTGCTAGTCCCCATCAAAAGGATCAACTTTTACAGCTGGTTATGCCTGTGCCGGTCACTAGGAGCTTACCACGAGGTCCTGATAAGAATTCTCTAAGAGTCTTTCCACCAACAGAATTGACGGCTACAGCTGTTTTGCCGAATGTCGTGTATCCTAAATCAACTTTCCCGCTAGAGATGAAGATCGAAGGTATATCTATTGGTGATCGAAGGTGGAGAATGAGGAAATTAACTTGGAGAATCGATGAGATAACCCGTATAAGGAACCATGCTTGCGACATTCACAAACATGAATTGAGGAAGTTGGAAAAATCGgttaaggaaaaggaagatCATAAATCCAAAAAGCCTAATAATGGGTTGAAAAGATATGGAGATCAGGTTCCTCAAGTGAGAGTATCTGTCAGTACGCCTGATAATACACCATTGCCCCCTGTTCCAGAAATCCCGGAAGCTCAGGGCCAAAATAGAGATAACAATACACCTGGTGATCAAGATCGGGATGCTGATGACGAATCTCAGGCGGGATTCATTCACcctgatgatgatgcaCTAAGACAAGAAATCACTCTGCATCAGCAGAGATTAAGAGAGCAACAATTGCAgcaagaattacaaagtgattcaaatcttttcacGGAAGAAGTAAGAACTGTCACTAGAGGGGACATGAAAAGCGGTTGGAAGACAGATTTCGACAACAAGGGTCAAATTGAACTCATTACAGAAATCGATTGTATGCCTCTAAATTCTGGTGTTACTAACCCAATCACAAGTGTTTCAACCACTAAACCTCAAGCCGAATACATTAAGCAAGAGGCTAACGTTGCCTGCGATATTCAGGATCCGGCACTGGGTATCTATGTAAGCCACATTTTAGCGGTAGAGGTTGTTGTGGCTGAAGAAGCATTACAATATACTAATGGACAGCCTGTAAAGAAATCGGGTGGTCCCAGAAACAGTTCAGATCAAAGGTTAGCGGAATTATCACCTATGTTGGCTGCTAGAAGCTCTAATAGACAACCAGCCATGAATTCCGAAGAGCTAGGACCATCTCCCTCGACAAACAGTAGCCAATCTTCAGGACAGGGTAAAAATAACTCTGAAGGATTTGTGCCACGAGTGATAAGTGTGCCCACGGGAGCGGCTCGTGTTCTGAGAATGCAATTTAGAATTCATTTAACTGAGAGATCTGGGTTAGGTATTTCATGGGATGAGGAAGTTCCTCCTATTTACCAAGATGTTAAGATGCTTTCACCTCCTAGTTATGCTAGCTCTGTTTCTAACACCTCAGTGCCTAGAAGCTTATCGCCTCTGGCAAAGGATGAAGCTGCTGGTGGTCCAGAAAATGATATAGTGCCTTTGATGCCAAGTCTACTTCCTACACCACCTATGGCTCACCATCATGActcttccaattccttgaGAGGACTAACCACTGTACAGTCGCCCCAGTTAGATTCTGTGGTCAGTATACAGGGAAATGTTCCCTTCCAAAACAACGCTTTAACCCCACATGCGACGAGGGATATAAGGATTAGGAGTATAACAGAGCTAATGGACTCTGATCGGATAACGCAGTGA